CGGAAAATACCCCTTCAGCATTGCGGTAATAAATAAGATCCGGAGACGCATCAATAAATGAACGTAGAAGTGCGGTTCTTTCCGCCAATTCCAGCTGCGTACGCTCACGTTGGTAGACTTCGTTTTCGAGATCTTTCATCGCTTCTTCACGGGCTTCCTCAGCTTTAATCCGCTCTTCAATTTCCTGATTCAGCTTAGCAATATTCTGCTGTAACTTATGGTTCAGTTCTTGATCTCGAGAACGCATATCTTTGAGCTTAGATACGAGCTTTGATAAACGCTGGCGTGATTCCTCAAGTTGGTCGACGACCACAGATAAGAAATACACAGCCCAAGGCGTGATTAGCAGACCAAAAAACACTGAGCGAACAATATCAATGTCATCCACATGTCCGCTCAACACTAAGGTGATGCCAACCTGAACCACAACAGCCAAGGCAACCAGCGCTAAAGCGAGTAAAATAGAGAAACGCAAAATGCCAAGCTTGACCAGAAGATCGACATAATACTGAGCGAGATTCTTTATAGGTTTCATTGGGCGCTCCGTACGATAAGACTAGGTAAATACTACCTGTTTTCACTACCCACGGCTAAGAGAACCTAAAATCTGGAGAAGTTAATTTTCTGATGTGTGATGGACACAAGTTTGATTACGCCCGTTTGCTTTCGCCTGATACAGGGCACTGTCTGCCAACGCAATCAAGCTTTCTCTGTTATCCATAGGATTAGGGACAAGCGTGGCAACCCCAATACTTACGGTCAGACTCGAAGAGACTTCAGAGGCTGCATGTTCTAACCCCAGCCGTTTCACCTCTTGGTGGATTTTTTCAGCAATCTGCCACGCACCTTCAACGGTTGTGTTAGGCAAAATGAAGCCAAACTCTTCCCCGCCATATCGAGCCACACAATCACTATTTCGAGATAGCACTGATTTAAACACCTCAGCCACTCGAACCAGAGCGTCATCACCAGCTTGGTGACCGTAATAATCATTGAAGCCTTTGAAATAATCGATATCACACAGGAGAACGCTCAGCGGCTGACGCTCTCGAATATGTAAAGGCCATAAAATAGCGAGTTGCTCATCAAATCGACGTCGATTGGAAATTTGCGTCAAGCTGTCAAGAAAACTCAACCTCTCTAGCTCTTGATTGGCCTCTTCCAGTTTTTGTGCCGCAAGATAACGATCCGAGACATCTCTCGCCATGATCAATACACCATTAGTGCCAGAAGCGGGATCACGAAACGGCGATTTCACGACATCATACCAAGTAAACTCTCCATTACTATTGATCGCTTTATCGATGTAACGTAATGATTTCCCTTCATATAAAACCTTCTGATCCGTTTCAGACAAACGGCTATAGACATCATCTGGGATGATATCTTGAAGCCGCTTACCAATGAGCTCATCCACCTCAGAAATGCCGAGGGCGCGTACAAAAGGTAGGTTACAGGCTTGGTAGACCATGTTCTCGTTAAAGATACCGATAGCATCTGGGCTAGACTCAAGAATATTCTGTAAAATGGTATCGCGTTGCGCCAAAGCCACTTCAGTATCGCGACGTTTATCCATCTCATCACGAAGGCTTTGCTGCATATTATGCCAGTCCGTTACGTCATGGCTGATACCTATGCTGCCCATTTTTTCTCCCGTAGAGGAAAGCAAGATATTCTGATAGGTTTCGAGGAGGCAACTTCGCCCATCGCAGTCTGCAGTCCAGCGCCGTTTATTCGCTCGCCCTTTAACGACACCTTTAATATCAGCGCTGCCTTCCTGTTCACGTCCATCCCAAAAACGTTCAAATGCTCGATTAGTAAAAATCAACTCACCTTGGTTATTCTTGATAAACACCAGTTCTGAAAGGTTATTTAACGCACTTTTGGCGATGGAAAGAGATTGAATCTCACGTGCCATTTCCTCGTGAGAAGCTTGGTGAGGTGATAAATAGAGTAACCAAGATGCACGTCCTCGATAGACAGTCTTACGCCCAGTCATCTCTACTTTAATACGCGTATTTCTCGAAACACTCCATTCAATGGGAAAACTCTTAAATCCATTTCCT
This sequence is a window from Vibrio coralliilyticus. Protein-coding genes within it:
- a CDS encoding GGDEF domain-containing protein; amino-acid sequence: MEQVLYWLWDVSRGHGFSLVVILLFVILSSVLYSRLQKHIELLFQDTPTALILVEAQSGKLLLSNKSAMQLLAIRRMGKSFLLPDTVSREFLLSTINQFAGNGFKSFPIEWSVSRNTRIKVEMTGRKTVYRGRASWLLYLSPHQASHEEMAREIQSLSIAKSALNNLSELVFIKNNQGELIFTNRAFERFWDGREQEGSADIKGVVKGRANKRRWTADCDGRSCLLETYQNILLSSTGEKMGSIGISHDVTDWHNMQQSLRDEMDKRRDTEVALAQRDTILQNILESSPDAIGIFNENMVYQACNLPFVRALGISEVDELIGKRLQDIIPDDVYSRLSETDQKVLYEGKSLRYIDKAINSNGEFTWYDVVKSPFRDPASGTNGVLIMARDVSDRYLAAQKLEEANQELERLSFLDSLTQISNRRRFDEQLAILWPLHIRERQPLSVLLCDIDYFKGFNDYYGHQAGDDALVRVAEVFKSVLSRNSDCVARYGGEEFGFILPNTTVEGAWQIAEKIHQEVKRLGLEHAASEVSSSLTVSIGVATLVPNPMDNRESLIALADSALYQAKANGRNQTCVHHTSEN